GAAAACCGTTTTGGAAGCTGCAAAAGAGAAAGGAAAAGCAACAGGACTTGTGGCAACGTCTGAAATTACGCATGCGACTCCTGCATCATTCGGCTCCCATGACGAAAGCCGCAAGAATATGAATGCCATTGCGGATGATTACTATGATGAGCTTATCAATGGCGATCATAAGGTAGATGTACTTCTAGGCGGAGGTACAGATTTATTTGTCCGCAATGACAGAAATCTTACAGAAGAGTTTAAGAAGGATGGATTCAGCTATGTAACAGACCGGGACCAGTTATTTGCGGATGACAATGAGCAGGTTCTTGGTTTATTTGCAGAGCGCGGCTTGCCAAAAATGATTGACCGCACAGAAGACACTCCTTCATTGGAAGAAATGACGAGTTCTGCAATCCAGCGTTTGAACAAGGATAAAGACGGTTTCTTCCTGATGATAGAAGGCAGCCAGGTAGACTGGGCTGGCCATGATAATGATATAGTTGGGGCAATGAGCGAAATGGAAGACTTCGAAAAGGCATTCAAAGCAGCTATTGATTTTGCAAAAAAGGACAAGCATACCCTTGTTGTTGCAACTGCTGACCACTCAACTGGGGGCTATTCCATCGGTTCTGACGGCATCTATAATTGGTTCAGCGAGCCAATTAAAGCAGCAAAGCGTACACCTGACTTTATGGCAGCGGAAATTGTAAAAGGTGCAGATGCAGAAAAAACTTTGAACCAATATATCGACCTTGATCTAACTGGTGAAGAGATCCAATCTGTTAAAGATGCTGCCGAAACGAAGAATGTAACAGATATTGATAACGCGATTGAGGAAATCTTTAATGAGCGATCACATACTGGCTGGACAACTGGCGGCCATACTGGTGAAGACGTGCCGGTATATGCATTTGGCCCTTCAAGCGACCGCTTTGCAGGGCAAATCGAAAATACAGACCATGCTAAATTGATTTTTGAAATATTGAAGTCCAATGTAAAAGTTGAAGATAAATAATGTATCATCTCCCGCTGCTTTCAAGGAGCAGCGGGAACTTTTACACCAATGGAAGGGGGATCATCATGAAAAAACTGATAACAATGATTGCTCTCTTATCGTTTGTTTTATTTGGATGCTCAA
This window of the Cytobacillus pseudoceanisediminis genome carries:
- a CDS encoding alkaline phosphatase codes for the protein MRLKKLTKKAIPVLAASAVAFGGLMGTVQHTEAKGNEDNRKIKNVIFLIGDGMGVSYTSAYRYMKDDPSTKFVERSELDKYLVGQQMTYPEDPEQNVTDSASAATAMSAGIKTYNNAIAVDNDGSEVKTVLEAAKEKGKATGLVATSEITHATPASFGSHDESRKNMNAIADDYYDELINGDHKVDVLLGGGTDLFVRNDRNLTEEFKKDGFSYVTDRDQLFADDNEQVLGLFAERGLPKMIDRTEDTPSLEEMTSSAIQRLNKDKDGFFLMIEGSQVDWAGHDNDIVGAMSEMEDFEKAFKAAIDFAKKDKHTLVVATADHSTGGYSIGSDGIYNWFSEPIKAAKRTPDFMAAEIVKGADAEKTLNQYIDLDLTGEEIQSVKDAAETKNVTDIDNAIEEIFNERSHTGWTTGGHTGEDVPVYAFGPSSDRFAGQIENTDHAKLIFEILKSNVKVEDK